One genomic region from Nostoc sphaeroides encodes:
- a CDS encoding CPBP family intramembrane glutamic endopeptidase, with the protein MENAPALVVVMAFFIFWIVCWLPVATVSAILLNWQPPKPLQPEQKMPLLVSLYLLAPLILWGISWLTNKSFSDYGFVGNLSTLGSLALGFGLGVVSLAVVFGGQFGLGWCSFEKTNFKLLLPILLPIFLIGLLVGGIEELVFRGFLFTELAQDYPVWVAAVISSLIFALLHLVWEQRETAPQLPGLWLMGIVLVLARFASSNNLGLAWGLHAGWIWAIATIDTAELITYTGKVSDLFTGKNKKPLAGLAGIFCVLGTGVIIWLFSRYF; encoded by the coding sequence ATGGAAAATGCACCAGCACTAGTTGTAGTGATGGCATTTTTTATTTTCTGGATAGTTTGCTGGTTGCCAGTGGCAACAGTATCAGCAATATTGCTCAATTGGCAACCCCCTAAACCTTTACAGCCAGAGCAAAAGATGCCGTTATTGGTGTCACTTTACCTATTAGCTCCCCTGATTCTGTGGGGAATTAGTTGGCTTACCAATAAATCTTTTTCGGATTACGGCTTTGTTGGGAATCTTTCAACTCTTGGTTCTTTAGCACTAGGTTTCGGTTTGGGAGTGGTGAGCCTAGCTGTTGTATTTGGTGGGCAATTCGGGTTAGGGTGGTGTTCTTTTGAAAAGACGAATTTCAAGTTACTACTACCCATCCTGCTACCGATTTTCTTGATAGGGTTATTAGTCGGTGGGATAGAAGAGTTAGTTTTTCGCGGTTTCCTGTTTACTGAATTAGCGCAAGATTATCCAGTTTGGGTAGCAGCAGTAATTTCTAGCTTGATATTTGCTTTGCTACACCTAGTTTGGGAGCAACGTGAAACCGCACCCCAACTTCCTGGATTGTGGCTGATGGGAATAGTGCTGGTGTTGGCACGCTTTGCCTCTAGCAATAATTTGGGTTTAGCATGGGGATTGCACGCGGGATGGATATGGGCAATCGCTACCATAGACACAGCAGAACTAATTACTTATACAGGTAAAGTCTCTGATTTGTTCACAGGTAAGAATAAAAAGCCCCTAGCTGGCTTGGCGGGAATTTTTTGTGTATTGGGAACTGGAGTAATTATCTGGCTTTTCTCTAGGTATTTTTAA
- a CDS encoding geranylgeranyl reductase family protein — protein MYDCIIVGAGPAGGTAAYHLAKQGRSVLVLEKESLPRYKPCGGGVSPAIAQWFDFDFSPAISVKADSLRFTWKLGDPVEAKIATKEPVWMVRRDIFDHFLVQQAQKQGAELRDNTEVTGIEFQSDYWQVNTANGPVTGRYLIAADGVKGPMAKWLGFKDRKRRLAGALEAEVPAIVKDKSTIHFEFGLVKNGYIWNFPKADGYSIGVGTFVGGEPQDFKKILDEYARSFDVDIKTSKQYGYPLCLWDGNQKLHTQNAVLAGEAACVVDPMTAEGIRPSIFSGLIAAGAINEALSGEINALEKYSEVISEEWGTEMAWAQKLGGAFYRFPGIGYKIGVKRPSGAKIMGKILCGELRYGDVTDRALKRLIPGFGG, from the coding sequence ATGTACGACTGCATCATCGTCGGCGCTGGGCCAGCTGGTGGAACAGCTGCATATCATTTAGCCAAACAGGGTCGCTCAGTATTAGTGTTAGAAAAAGAATCCTTACCCAGATATAAGCCTTGTGGCGGTGGTGTATCTCCAGCGATCGCTCAATGGTTTGACTTTGATTTTAGCCCAGCGATTTCTGTGAAAGCCGACTCCCTTCGCTTTACCTGGAAATTGGGCGACCCCGTGGAAGCAAAAATCGCAACAAAAGAACCAGTCTGGATGGTGCGACGAGATATTTTTGACCATTTTCTAGTGCAGCAAGCACAGAAGCAAGGGGCTGAACTCCGAGATAATACGGAAGTAACAGGTATTGAATTTCAAAGTGACTATTGGCAAGTTAACACAGCCAATGGCCCAGTTACAGGTCGCTACTTAATCGCGGCTGATGGCGTCAAAGGCCCAATGGCAAAATGGCTAGGCTTCAAAGACCGTAAACGCCGTTTAGCAGGAGCTTTGGAAGCAGAAGTTCCCGCAATTGTCAAGGACAAATCCACAATTCACTTTGAGTTTGGCTTGGTGAAAAATGGCTACATTTGGAACTTCCCGAAAGCTGATGGTTATTCCATTGGTGTCGGTACATTTGTCGGCGGCGAACCCCAAGACTTTAAGAAGATTTTAGATGAGTACGCGCGATCGTTTGATGTAGATATCAAAACTAGTAAGCAGTATGGTTATCCCCTTTGCTTGTGGGATGGCAACCAAAAATTGCATACTCAAAATGCAGTTTTGGCTGGGGAAGCTGCTTGTGTGGTTGATCCCATGACAGCAGAAGGCATTCGCCCCTCGATTTTTAGTGGTTTGATTGCAGCAGGAGCCATTAATGAGGCTCTTTCTGGTGAAATTAACGCTTTAGAAAAATATAGTGAAGTGATTAGTGAAGAATGGGGTACTGAGATGGCTTGGGCGCAAAAATTAGGTGGAGCATTCTATCGCTTTCCTGGCATTGGCTACAAAATTGGTGTTAAGCGCCCCTCTGGTGCCAAAATCATGGGTAAGATTCTGTGTGGAGAACTGCGCTATGGCGACGTTACCGATCGCGCCCTCAAGCGTTTAATTCCTGGTTTTGGAGGTTAA
- the frr gene encoding ribosome recycling factor, whose translation MKLAEAESTMQKTVESTQRAFNSIRTGRANASLLDKVLVDYYGSPTSLKSLANISTPDATTILIQPYERNTLNIIEKAISLSDVGLTPSNDGSVIRLNIPPLTSERRKEFVKMASKYAEEGRVAIRNIRRDAIDAIRKQEKASEISKDESKDQQDSLQKLTNEYTAKIDSLLAEKEKDITTV comes from the coding sequence GTGAAATTAGCTGAAGCTGAAAGTACGATGCAAAAAACCGTTGAGTCAACTCAACGAGCTTTTAACTCAATTCGCACTGGTCGCGCCAATGCGAGTCTATTAGATAAGGTATTGGTGGACTATTACGGTTCGCCTACTTCCTTAAAATCACTAGCAAATATTAGCACACCGGATGCTACGACGATCTTAATTCAACCCTACGAGCGCAACACCCTAAACATCATTGAGAAAGCTATTTCCCTCTCAGATGTGGGTTTAACACCCAGTAACGACGGTTCTGTAATCCGGTTGAATATTCCGCCTTTAACAAGCGAGCGTCGTAAAGAATTTGTCAAAATGGCATCTAAATATGCTGAAGAGGGTCGTGTTGCTATTCGCAACATTCGCCGCGATGCCATAGACGCGATTCGCAAACAGGAGAAAGCCTCTGAAATCTCCAAAGATGAATCAAAAGACCAACAAGACAGCTTGCAAAAACTGACAAACGAGTATACTGCCAAAATAGACTCACTGTTAGCAGAAAAAGAAAAAGACATCACGACTGTTTAA
- the pyrH gene encoding UMP kinase — protein MGTNYRRVLLKLSGEALMGNMGYGIDPEVVKGIAQELAEVIATGTQIAIVVGGGNIFRGVKAASAGMDRATADYIGMIATVMNAMTLQDSLERIGVQTRVQTAIAMQELAEPYIRRRAIRHLEKGRVVIFGAGSGNPFFTTDTTAALRAAEIDAEVIFKATKVDGVYDADPHIYPDAKRYNSLTYAHVLAKDLRVMDSTAIALCKENNIPILVFDLTVRGNIHRAIMGESIGTLVGGSCEIS, from the coding sequence ATGGGAACGAATTACCGACGGGTTTTACTCAAACTGAGCGGTGAAGCCTTAATGGGCAACATGGGCTATGGCATTGATCCAGAAGTGGTCAAAGGCATAGCACAAGAATTAGCAGAGGTGATAGCCACTGGCACTCAAATCGCCATAGTTGTTGGCGGCGGCAATATTTTTCGTGGCGTCAAAGCAGCGTCGGCGGGGATGGACAGGGCAACCGCTGACTATATTGGGATGATTGCCACGGTAATGAACGCCATGACACTGCAAGATTCGCTAGAACGCATAGGAGTACAGACGCGGGTGCAAACTGCGATCGCTATGCAAGAATTAGCAGAACCTTATATCCGTCGTCGTGCCATCCGCCATCTTGAAAAAGGGCGGGTGGTAATTTTTGGTGCTGGTTCTGGAAATCCCTTTTTTACTACAGATACTACTGCGGCATTAAGAGCCGCAGAAATTGATGCTGAGGTGATTTTTAAAGCCACCAAAGTAGATGGAGTATATGATGCTGATCCTCATATTTATCCTGACGCCAAGCGTTACAATAGCCTCACTTACGCACACGTTTTAGCCAAAGATTTGCGGGTGATGGATAGTACTGCGATTGCTTTGTGTAAAGAAAATAATATCCCAATTCTGGTATTTGACCTAACGGTGAGAGGTAACATCCACCGAGCAATTATGGGAGAATCTATCGGCACGCTTGTGGGAGGTTCTTGTGAAATTAGCTGA
- a CDS encoding thioredoxin family protein encodes MNLLETIDTPIGSYAPDFELPGIDDQVHHLRRYLEKFRAVGVISLCNHCPYVEWYIDRLKNIQAEFAPQGFTLIGLNGSNVDRATRPSFENMKAFAVRHQLNFPYLWDSTQDVTGSFGATKTPTAFLIDTNGIVRYKGKIDNHPHDPSSVGEDYLRTAIAALLQGHKIDTPQTEPVGTTLIWRN; translated from the coding sequence ATGAATCTACTAGAAACAATCGATACTCCCATTGGGAGCTATGCACCCGATTTTGAACTGCCAGGAATTGACGATCAAGTACACCATCTCAGGCGTTATCTTGAGAAGTTCCGAGCAGTGGGCGTTATTTCCCTATGTAACCACTGCCCTTATGTAGAGTGGTATATAGACAGGTTAAAAAACATTCAAGCCGAATTTGCACCACAAGGCTTCACACTAATTGGCCTGAATGGTAGTAATGTTGATCGCGCTACTAGGCCAAGCTTTGAAAATATGAAAGCTTTTGCCGTGCGTCACCAGTTGAATTTCCCCTACCTGTGGGACTCGACTCAAGATGTGACCGGTAGTTTCGGTGCAACAAAAACACCAACGGCCTTTCTAATCGATACTAACGGTATAGTCCGCTACAAAGGAAAAATTGATAATCATCCTCATGACCCATCATCGGTGGGAGAGGATTATTTGAGAACTGCGATCGCTGCTCTGCTTCAAGGTCATAAAATAGACACACCACAAACAGAACCAGTCGGGACTACATTGATTTGGCGTAACTAG
- a CDS encoding alpha/beta fold hydrolase codes for MTTSSSKTALNSRKTWIWQDFPICYQTQGTTGPAVVLVHGFGASWWHWQKNIPVLAQSCRVYAIDLIGFGASAKPQPGEKINYTLETWGQQVADFCREVVGEPAFLVGNSIGCIVAMQAAVSNPDIALGVALLNCSLRLLHDRKRETLPLSRRYGAPVLQRLLSIKPVGDFFFNQLAKPKTVRKILLQAYANAEMVTDELVDILTSPASDPGAGAVFLAFTSYSTGPLPEELLPLLACPVIILWGTADPWEPIKLGRELANFPQVEKFIPLEGVGHCPQDEAPELVNPILLDWILSQYSEGIPPQLN; via the coding sequence ATGACAACCTCAAGCTCAAAAACAGCACTTAACTCTAGAAAAACCTGGATTTGGCAAGATTTCCCCATCTGCTATCAAACCCAAGGAACTACTGGCCCAGCTGTTGTCCTCGTGCATGGATTTGGCGCTTCTTGGTGGCATTGGCAAAAGAACATTCCTGTGTTAGCACAAAGTTGCCGTGTTTATGCGATCGATTTGATTGGTTTTGGTGCTTCCGCAAAACCTCAACCTGGTGAAAAAATTAACTACACACTAGAAACTTGGGGACAGCAAGTAGCAGATTTTTGCCGTGAAGTAGTGGGTGAGCCAGCTTTTTTAGTGGGAAATTCTATTGGCTGTATTGTCGCCATGCAAGCAGCAGTAAGCAACCCAGATATTGCTTTAGGAGTTGCTTTGCTCAACTGTTCTTTACGGCTGTTGCACGATCGCAAACGGGAAACTTTACCTTTATCTCGTCGTTACGGAGCGCCTGTACTGCAACGTCTGTTATCTATCAAACCAGTTGGTGATTTCTTTTTCAATCAACTCGCCAAACCGAAAACAGTGCGGAAAATTCTGCTGCAAGCTTATGCGAATGCTGAGATGGTGACAGATGAGTTAGTAGATATTCTCACTTCACCAGCAAGTGATCCGGGGGCTGGGGCTGTTTTTCTTGCTTTTACTTCTTATTCTACAGGGCCATTACCTGAAGAACTTTTACCACTGTTAGCTTGTCCAGTGATTATCTTGTGGGGAACGGCTGATCCGTGGGAACCAATTAAGTTAGGGAGAGAATTAGCTAACTTTCCCCAAGTAGAAAAGTTTATTCCTTTAGAGGGAGTGGGGCATTGTCCGCAGGATGAAGCGCCGGAGTTAGTCAATCCGATTTTACTCGATTGGATTTTATCTCAGTATAGCGAAGGCATCCCACCTCAATTAAATTAA